A DNA window from Impatiens glandulifera chromosome 7, dImpGla2.1, whole genome shotgun sequence contains the following coding sequences:
- the LOC124945512 gene encoding 7-deoxyloganetin glucosyltransferase-like: MSNINPILGHAVCIPYPAQGHINPMLKLAKILHARGFYITFVNTEFNHRRLLKSRGPNSLDGLSTFRFETIPDGLPETDNIDATQDIPSISKSTTNTCLGPFKDLLSRLTAPPVTCIVSDGVMSFTVDAAEELSLPEVLLWTTSASGLLCYLQYNNLRDKGYTPFKDASYIGNGYLNTALIKDIPAGMEGIRLKDFPSFIRTTDPNDFMFSFLINEANRAKRASAIVLNTFDKLECHVLQSLSNILPPPIYTIGPLHLRMNELKYDEAALSSLDSNLWKEETECLDWLETKQPNSVVYVNLGSITVMTAHHLIEFAWGLANTQKPFLWIIRPDIVAGDEAILPAEFLEETKERGMMASWCPQEKVLAHEAIGVFLTHSGWNSTIESISYGVPMICWPFFAEQPTNCWYCCEKWGIGKEMDCDVKRENVEGLVRGLMDGEEEEGKKMKDKAMEWKKMAEEAVGDGGSSYGNLDKLIQQVLLPSRDY, translated from the exons ATGTCCAATATTAATCCGATATTGGGGCATGCTGTCTGCATACCATACCCAGCTCAAGGTCACATAAACCCTATGTTGAAGCTGGCCAAGATCCTCCACGCTCGAGGCTTCTACATCACCTTCGTCAACACCGAGTTCAACCACCGCCGCCTCCTCAAATCTCGGGGACCGAATTCCCTCGACGGTCTCAGCACTTTTCGATTCGAGACTATCCCTGATGGATTGCCTGAGACCGACAATATCGATGCCACTCAGGATATTCCTTCTATCAGTAAATCAACCACGAATACATGTTTGGGTCCATTTAAAGATTTGCTCTCAAGGCTCACTGCTCCGCCGGTGACGTGTATAGTCTCAGACGGCGTGATGAGCTTCACCGTCGATGCGGCAGAGGAGTTGAGCCTTCCCGAGGTCCTTTTATGGACGACTAGCGCTTCTGGACTCTTGTGTTACCTTCAATATAATAACTTGCGGGACAAGGGCTATACTCCCTTCAAAG ATGCGAGTTATATTGGAAATGGTTATTTGAACACGGCATTAATCAAAGATATCCCTGCTGGAATGGAAGGCATCCGATTGAAAGACTTCCCTAGCTTCATCCGAACCACAGATCCAAATGACTTCATGTTCAGCTTCCTCATCAACGAAGCAAACAGAGCAAAACGAGCCTCAGCCATTGTTCTCAACACCTTCGACAAACTCGAGTGCCACGTGCTTCAATCTCTCTCAAACATCCTCCCACCGCCAATCTACACCATTGGCCCTCTCCACCTCCGCATGAACGAGCTCAAATACGACGAAGCAGCGCTCAGCTCTCTGGATTCCAATCTCTGGAAAGAAGAAACAGAGTGCCTAGATTGGCTTGAAACCAAACAACCCAATTCAGTAGTCTACGTTAACTTAGGAAGCATAACCGTGATGACTGCCCATCACTTAATTGAGTTCGCATGGGGATTGGCTAATACCCAGAAACCGTTTCTTTGGATCATAAGACCCGACATCGTGGCCGGAGATGAAGCAATCTTGCCGGCGGAGTTCTTAGAGGAGACTAAGGAAAGAGGTATGATGGCGAGTTGGTGCCCGCAGGAAAAGGTATTGGCCCATGAAGCGATCGGGGTTTTTCTGACCCACAGCGGATGGAATTCGACTATTGAGAGTATTTCTTATGGAGTCCCGATGATATGCTGGCCTTTTTTCGCAGAGCAACCTACGAATTGTTGGTATTGCTGTGAGAAATGGGGGATAGGGAAGGAGATGGACTGCGATGTGAAGAGGGAAAATGTGGAGGGATTGGTTAGAGGATTGAtggatggagaagaagaagaaggaaagaaGATGAAAGATAAAGCAATGGAGTGGAAGAAGATGGCAGAGGAAGCCGTTGGGGATGGCGGTTCTTCATATGGAAATCTTGACAAGCTGATTCAACAAGTGCTTCTCCCTTCAAGAGATTATTAG